Proteins found in one Wenzhouxiangella sp. XN201 genomic segment:
- the rapZ gene encoding RNase adapter RapZ codes for MQASPLIIISGLSGSGKTVALHALEDLGYYCVDNLPGNLLPALASEVRSQPDRYPRVAIGIDARSGPEGLERLPELLASLSGDRPFRLLFLDTDSRVLIRRFSETRRRHPLADLGGVEAAIEAERGLLAPIRERADWIIDTSENNIHQLRRQVWRAIGVTDNESVQSLVLESFAYKRGVPRDVDMVFDARCLPNPHWQPGLRAHTGLEVPVREYLEAQPIVDDFCNDVLTFVRRWLPALAEDQRSLVTVAIGCTGGQHRSVYIVDRIAHELREEGVRVLVSHRELGQ; via the coding sequence ATGCAGGCTAGCCCGCTCATAATCATTTCCGGCCTGTCAGGCAGCGGCAAGACGGTCGCCCTGCACGCCCTCGAGGATCTCGGCTATTACTGCGTCGACAATCTTCCAGGCAACCTGCTGCCCGCGCTGGCCAGCGAGGTCCGCAGCCAGCCCGATCGCTACCCGCGCGTGGCCATCGGCATCGACGCCCGCTCCGGTCCGGAAGGGCTTGAGCGACTGCCGGAACTGCTCGCCTCGCTGTCCGGCGACCGTCCCTTCCGGCTACTTTTTCTCGATACCGATTCGCGCGTACTGATCCGGCGCTTCAGTGAAACGCGGCGACGCCATCCCCTGGCCGACCTCGGCGGCGTGGAAGCGGCCATCGAGGCCGAGCGCGGGCTACTCGCGCCCATCCGCGAACGCGCCGACTGGATCATCGATACGTCCGAAAACAATATTCACCAACTTCGGCGCCAGGTATGGCGCGCCATCGGCGTGACCGACAACGAGTCGGTGCAGTCGCTGGTGCTCGAGTCCTTCGCCTACAAGCGAGGTGTGCCGCGCGATGTCGATATGGTCTTCGATGCCCGCTGCCTTCCCAACCCGCACTGGCAGCCGGGTCTGCGCGCCCATACGGGACTGGAAGTGCCGGTGCGCGAGTACCTCGAGGCGCAACCCATCGTGGACGATTTTTGTAACGACGTGCTGACCTTCGTACGGCGCTGGCTTCCGGCGCTGGCCGAGGATCAGCGCAGCCTGGTCACCGTCGCCATCGGCTGTACCGGCGGGCAGCACCGTTCGGTCTACATTGTCGACCGGATCGCACACGAGCTACGCGAGGAAGGCGTTCGCGTACTCGTCAGTCACCGGGAACTCGGCCAGTGA
- the tsaB gene encoding tRNA (adenosine(37)-N6)-threonylcarbamoyltransferase complex dimerization subunit type 1 TsaB, whose translation MIRLGIETATDFCAVALAVDGDVRVREQLAPRRHAELLLPWIGELLAEAGIGYCDLDALAVSRGPGGFTSLRIGLGAAQGIALAHDLPIHPVSTLAALAHAADPETRSPHVLAVLDARMSEIYAGFFERRDGAHVAMDPEVVVPPRQLELPHDGPWLAAGSGLANYGEELESVLDGKVSQALPEVWPNARSVLVLAETIEPVPAWELEPKYVRDDVTS comes from the coding sequence ATGATACGGCTGGGTATCGAGACAGCAACCGATTTCTGCGCCGTGGCGTTGGCCGTCGACGGCGATGTGCGCGTACGTGAGCAACTCGCGCCACGGCGTCATGCCGAGCTGCTGCTGCCCTGGATCGGCGAACTACTGGCCGAGGCGGGCATCGGCTATTGCGACCTCGATGCACTGGCAGTCTCGCGCGGACCGGGCGGCTTCACCAGCCTGCGCATCGGGCTGGGTGCGGCGCAGGGCATTGCCCTGGCCCACGATCTGCCGATCCACCCGGTCTCGACCCTCGCGGCGCTGGCGCATGCGGCCGACCCGGAGACACGCTCGCCGCATGTCCTGGCGGTGCTCGATGCGCGCATGTCGGAGATCTATGCCGGTTTCTTCGAACGCCGCGACGGCGCGCATGTGGCCATGGACCCCGAAGTGGTGGTACCGCCGCGGCAACTCGAGCTGCCGCACGACGGCCCATGGCTGGCTGCCGGTTCCGGCCTGGCGAACTACGGCGAGGAACTTGAAAGCGTACTGGACGGCAAGGTGAGCCAGGCGCTGCCGGAGGTCTGGCCCAACGCCCGCAGCGTTCTGGTACTGGCCGAGACCATCGAACCGGTGCCCGCCTGGGAACTGGAGCCGAAGTACGTGCGCGACGATGTGACGAGTTGA
- the ptsP gene encoding phosphoenolpyruvate--protein phosphotransferase codes for MSLTLTGIGVTSGIALGRVHRLTPGELTLPEYHLDADAVEAETERMRQAVQRGDRFLSGVLERVGGSGNETARELLEAHRLILQDPMLIEAARERIRDQQINAEWALALQGESLQEEFRRLDDEYLALRREDLEQVVSLIQRELAEQPSALFSTQVPHRLDDTILVAAELAPADLTILSQRRVAGLITEHGGPWSHSAILARSLEIPMVLGVHHALELLEEGELVVLDGHYGAVLVRPDENLQRHYSDKQAASLRHRNELKRYLAQPSRTHDGRSFHLFGNAELPIEFENCLEAGVTGIGLMRTEYLFLDDQIPDEDAQYRAYCNALRAMAGRPVTIRTLDAGGDKLPDALALTRGPNPALGLRGLRLSLSVTDLFREQLRAILRASVEGPVRILLPMLTTTAEIAQARQLIAECREELRAEGLTIDPELPVGGMIETPAAALDVQAMARELDFLSIGTNDLIQYVLAIDRQDELVSYLYDPTHPGLLELLARTVEAGRHQGIEVTVCGELAGDERAARMLLGLGVTHFSMPPAQVAGVKKSLIEAGYEHCREIVERYRKDRRGTDDLLEALRHSGNGR; via the coding sequence ATGAGCCTGACACTGACCGGCATCGGTGTCACCTCCGGCATTGCCCTGGGTCGGGTGCACCGGCTTACGCCGGGCGAGCTGACCCTGCCCGAATATCACCTCGATGCCGACGCCGTCGAGGCCGAGACCGAGCGCATGCGGCAGGCGGTTCAGCGCGGCGACCGCTTCCTGTCGGGGGTGCTCGAGCGCGTCGGCGGATCCGGCAATGAGACAGCCCGCGAACTGCTCGAGGCCCACCGCCTGATCCTCCAGGATCCGATGCTGATCGAGGCGGCCCGCGAGCGCATTCGCGATCAGCAAATCAACGCCGAGTGGGCCCTGGCCCTGCAGGGCGAAAGCCTGCAGGAAGAATTCCGGCGCCTCGATGACGAGTATCTCGCGCTCCGGCGCGAAGACCTCGAGCAGGTCGTCAGCCTGATCCAGCGCGAGCTGGCCGAGCAGCCTTCGGCGCTGTTCAGCACCCAGGTGCCGCACCGACTCGACGACACCATCCTGGTCGCAGCCGAACTGGCGCCGGCCGATCTGACCATTCTCAGTCAGCGCCGCGTCGCCGGACTGATCACCGAGCACGGCGGCCCCTGGTCGCACTCCGCCATTCTGGCCCGCAGCCTCGAGATTCCGATGGTACTGGGTGTACACCACGCGCTCGAGCTGTTGGAAGAAGGCGAGCTGGTCGTTCTCGACGGCCACTACGGCGCGGTGCTGGTCCGTCCGGACGAAAATCTACAGCGACACTACAGCGACAAGCAGGCGGCCAGCCTGCGCCACCGCAACGAGCTCAAACGCTATCTTGCGCAGCCCTCGCGCACCCACGACGGCCGCTCCTTTCACCTGTTCGGAAACGCCGAACTGCCAATCGAATTCGAAAACTGCCTGGAAGCCGGCGTGACGGGCATCGGCCTGATGCGCACCGAATACCTGTTTCTCGACGACCAGATTCCCGACGAAGATGCCCAGTACCGTGCCTACTGCAATGCCCTGCGCGCCATGGCCGGCCGACCGGTGACCATTCGCACGCTCGATGCCGGTGGCGACAAGCTGCCGGACGCCCTGGCACTGACCCGCGGACCCAACCCGGCTCTGGGCCTGCGCGGTCTGCGCCTGTCGCTGTCGGTCACCGACCTGTTCCGCGAGCAGTTGCGCGCCATCCTGCGCGCATCGGTCGAGGGGCCGGTGCGCATTCTCCTGCCGATGCTCACGACCACCGCCGAAATCGCCCAGGCCCGGCAGCTGATCGCCGAGTGCCGCGAGGAGCTTCGCGCCGAGGGCCTGACCATCGATCCGGAACTGCCCGTCGGCGGCATGATCGAGACCCCGGCAGCCGCCCTCGACGTCCAGGCCATGGCCAGGGAACTCGACTTCCTGTCCATCGGCACCAATGACCTGATCCAGTACGTACTCGCCATCGATCGCCAGGACGAGCTGGTCAGCTACCTGTACGATCCGACCCATCCCGGTCTGCTGGAGCTGTTGGCGCGCACCGTAGAGGCCGGCAGGCACCAGGGCATCGAAGTCACGGTGTGCGGCGAACTGGCCGGGGACGAGCGCGCCGCACGCATGCTGCTGGGTCTCGGCGTGACGCATTTCAGCATGCCGCCGGCCCAGGTCGCCGGCGTCAAGAAGAGCCTGATCGAGGCCGGCTATGAGCACTGCCGCGAAATCGTCGAGCGCTACCGAAAGGACCGCCGGGGCACCGACGACCTGCTCGAGGCCCTGCGACATTCGGGCAACGGGCGCTGA
- the hprK gene encoding HPr(Ser) kinase/phosphatase, whose protein sequence is MSQRVTPAELYEQFSDRLDLHWVNGKSEAVRRELEPTGFHSRPSLVGFLNLIHSTRIQVIGREEYDWLEGLDARTRWETLARIMDARPAAIIVANSLEVADDLLKQARETDTPVLTSSQNDWELVNFLEYQISRRLASRETLHGVFMEIFTIGVLITGESGTGKSELALELLTRGHRLIADDAPEFTQLTPDIVEGSCPPVLKECLEVRGLGILNIRRMFGDAAIKASKYLRLIIHLNMPREADADIDRLKGNDSQRQVLDLKIPQINLPVLAGRNMAVIAEAAVRDFMLRMKGFDAAAEFVERHGRLLADKQ, encoded by the coding sequence ATGAGTCAGCGCGTCACGCCGGCAGAGCTCTACGAGCAGTTTTCCGACCGCCTCGACCTGCACTGGGTCAACGGCAAGTCGGAAGCAGTCCGGCGCGAACTCGAGCCGACCGGCTTCCACTCGCGGCCCTCTCTGGTCGGATTTCTCAATCTCATTCATTCGACCCGCATCCAGGTCATCGGGCGCGAGGAATACGACTGGCTCGAAGGCCTCGATGCGCGCACCCGCTGGGAAACCCTGGCGCGCATCATGGACGCCCGTCCAGCGGCGATTATCGTCGCCAACAGCCTGGAAGTGGCCGACGATCTGCTCAAACAGGCGCGCGAGACCGACACCCCGGTCCTGACCTCCAGTCAGAACGATTGGGAACTGGTCAATTTCCTTGAATACCAGATCTCACGCCGCCTGGCGTCGCGGGAGACCCTGCACGGCGTGTTCATGGAGATTTTCACCATCGGCGTTTTGATCACTGGCGAGTCCGGCACCGGCAAGAGTGAGCTGGCACTCGAACTCCTGACTCGCGGCCATCGCCTGATCGCCGATGACGCGCCCGAGTTCACACAGCTCACGCCCGACATCGTCGAAGGTTCCTGCCCGCCGGTGCTCAAGGAATGCCTGGAAGTCCGCGGCCTGGGTATTCTCAACATCCGGCGCATGTTCGGCGATGCGGCAATCAAGGCCAGCAAATACCTGCGCCTGATCATTCACCTGAATATGCCGCGCGAGGCAGACGCCGACATCGACCGCCTAAAGGGCAACGACAGCCAGCGCCAGGTGCTCGATCTGAAAATCCCGCAGATCAACCTGCCGGTACTGGCCGGCCGCAACATGGCGGTGATCGCCGAGGCCGCGGTGCGCGACTTCATGCTGCGCATGAAAGGTTTCGACGCCGCGGCCGAATTCGTCGAACGCCACGGACGGCTGCTGGCCGACAAGCAATGA
- a CDS encoding glycosyltransferase produces the protein MRILYLTEEAPFEADRSATGNQLRSARLIAGLERAGLEVEHHWQEDWTNEAIAGLLPSVRPDCLLLGYWQLAERLPDSLSLPVIADCIAPRPLEAHFVDPVASQHYIQRYLKALSRVDLMLVGNDRQRSLLAAWLLADGADLRREVPIVEVPLPIRAPARPRLDHSEPLVLATGGRQWPWRRTDGWLDQLVPEGQSGRVRLHHFGPRHASAEAEEHGLVPWQDWQDFLATRAHIGVELARPNLEREMAQPFRIASFLEAGLPVLINSCLPMAELIRAHDAGWVVDSPGQARKAVLEALEKPERWREKTAAARELATTHYDDKTCLAPLVDWLGRARKRRFVASSAGVTSASTGSLERRPSLTGMFTRALLRPLRRELDGQGVVIITRSDLFPTDHGAAVKIVETARGLSTGGRTVAIVTADRGRYYRIEDSEIRERPLPGWLRLLSLPRALSHLLHRLRGLPASNAFLYWPLYDPGYGLRAAWVGRQIDAATALAEFPAYAQSARICRLFNGGRAVLAEHNVEYLRLADQVGDLSDSAFERLKGVELKLANCMDAVVCVSDRDRRQLIDDGLDPANLVTIPHGVDIERFDRAEPEILSERFGLDPDRPVLAYHGTFSYGPNKQALLTSIAELLPRLAKLGHRVQLLAIGSEPPAAIDHPDVYLPGSLDHLAAPLKACDLAIVPLTSGGGTRMKILDYFAAGLAVVSTRKGCEGLPVNDGRELLIRDDWDAFARAVADLLEDDGRRRKLAERGHAFARRLSWSEIASRYDRLFRKLV, from the coding sequence ATGCGCATTCTCTACCTGACCGAGGAAGCGCCGTTCGAGGCCGATCGCTCGGCGACCGGTAACCAGCTGCGTAGCGCGCGGCTGATCGCTGGCCTGGAACGGGCCGGGCTCGAAGTCGAACATCACTGGCAGGAAGACTGGACTAACGAGGCAATCGCCGGGTTGCTGCCAAGCGTACGCCCCGACTGCCTGCTGCTGGGTTACTGGCAGCTGGCCGAGCGCCTACCCGATTCGCTTTCGCTGCCGGTCATCGCTGATTGCATCGCGCCACGACCCCTGGAGGCGCATTTCGTCGATCCGGTGGCCTCGCAGCATTACATCCAACGCTATTTGAAGGCGCTCTCTCGGGTCGACCTGATGCTGGTGGGTAACGACCGCCAGCGCAGCCTGCTGGCGGCCTGGCTGCTGGCCGACGGCGCCGATCTCAGGCGCGAAGTACCGATTGTCGAGGTTCCCTTGCCGATCCGTGCTCCGGCCCGGCCGCGTCTTGATCACTCGGAACCGCTGGTGCTCGCCACCGGCGGCCGCCAGTGGCCCTGGCGCCGAACCGACGGCTGGCTGGATCAACTGGTTCCCGAAGGGCAGTCCGGACGCGTGCGCCTGCATCATTTCGGACCGCGTCACGCCAGTGCCGAGGCCGAGGAGCACGGCCTGGTCCCCTGGCAGGACTGGCAGGACTTTCTCGCCACACGCGCGCACATCGGCGTGGAGCTCGCCCGGCCCAATCTCGAGCGCGAAATGGCCCAGCCCTTTCGTATCGCTTCTTTCCTGGAAGCTGGCCTGCCGGTCCTGATCAACAGTTGCCTGCCGATGGCCGAATTGATTCGCGCCCATGATGCCGGCTGGGTGGTCGATTCACCCGGGCAAGCCCGCAAGGCGGTGCTCGAGGCGCTCGAAAAGCCGGAACGCTGGCGCGAGAAAACGGCTGCAGCCCGCGAACTGGCCACAACGCATTACGACGACAAAACCTGCCTGGCGCCCCTGGTCGACTGGCTCGGCCGGGCACGCAAACGCCGTTTCGTAGCGTCCTCGGCCGGCGTGACCAGCGCTTCGACCGGCAGCCTGGAACGCCGTCCCAGCCTGACCGGCATGTTCACCCGAGCGCTGCTGCGACCGCTTCGGCGTGAGCTCGACGGCCAGGGCGTGGTCATCATCACCCGCTCCGACCTGTTTCCGACCGACCACGGCGCGGCGGTCAAGATTGTCGAGACGGCCCGGGGGCTTTCCACCGGCGGACGGACAGTGGCCATCGTGACTGCCGATCGTGGCCGCTACTACCGCATCGAAGATAGTGAGATCCGCGAAAGGCCCCTACCCGGGTGGCTACGGCTGTTGAGCCTGCCACGGGCCCTCAGCCACCTACTCCATCGCCTGCGCGGTCTGCCGGCCAGCAACGCCTTCCTGTACTGGCCGCTGTACGACCCCGGCTACGGCCTGCGCGCCGCCTGGGTCGGCCGGCAGATCGATGCCGCCACCGCGCTGGCCGAGTTTCCCGCCTACGCACAGTCAGCGCGCATCTGCCGGCTGTTCAACGGCGGACGCGCCGTGCTGGCCGAGCACAACGTTGAGTATCTGCGCCTGGCCGACCAGGTCGGCGACCTGTCGGATTCCGCGTTCGAGCGCCTGAAGGGTGTCGAACTCAAGCTGGCCAACTGCATGGATGCCGTCGTCTGCGTTTCCGACCGCGATCGACGCCAGCTTATCGACGACGGCCTGGACCCGGCCAACCTGGTCACCATTCCGCACGGGGTCGACATCGAGCGCTTCGACCGAGCCGAGCCCGAGATCCTGTCCGAACGCTTCGGGCTCGATCCCGATCGTCCGGTGCTGGCCTACCACGGCACGTTTTCCTACGGTCCCAACAAGCAGGCCCTGTTGACCAGCATCGCCGAGTTGCTGCCGCGCCTGGCCAAACTGGGACACCGTGTGCAGCTGCTGGCAATCGGCAGCGAGCCGCCAGCCGCTATCGACCACCCCGATGTCTACCTGCCCGGCAGCCTCGACCATCTGGCCGCCCCGCTCAAGGCCTGCGACCTGGCCATCGTGCCGCTGACCTCCGGCGGTGGTACACGCATGAAGATCCTGGATTATTTCGCCGCCGGTCTGGCGGTGGTCAGCACCCGCAAGGGTTGCGAGGGCCTGCCGGTCAACGACGGCCGCGAGCTGCTCATCCGCGACGACTGGGATGCCTTCGCGCGCGCCGTCGCCGATCTCCTAGAGGACGACGGGCGCCGCCGCAAACTGGCCGAGCGCGGTCACGCGTTTGCCCGGCGGCTGAGTTGGTCGGAAATAGCCAGTCGCTATGATCGGTTGTTCCGGAAATTGGTGTAA
- a CDS encoding PTS sugar transporter subunit IIA, with the protein MQLVDVLANDRIAINVSVSSKKTLLEKAAELLANASGSANAREIFDSLCQRERLGSTGLGHGVAIPHGRVDNQEAVAGAMIRLKRPIDFDAPDHEKVDLFFALAVPGQCTDSHLKLLAEMADRLGRQVQRDALRQIDDADELLRLLSENPAETAAQ; encoded by the coding sequence CGTGCTCGCGAACGATCGCATCGCGATCAATGTTTCGGTATCGAGCAAGAAGACGTTGCTGGAGAAGGCGGCCGAACTGTTGGCCAACGCGTCCGGCAGTGCAAACGCTCGCGAAATCTTCGACAGCCTGTGTCAGCGCGAGCGGCTGGGCTCGACCGGGCTGGGCCACGGCGTGGCCATCCCGCACGGCCGGGTCGACAACCAGGAGGCCGTTGCCGGGGCGATGATCCGGCTCAAACGGCCGATCGACTTCGATGCCCCCGACCACGAGAAAGTCGACCTGTTCTTCGCACTGGCCGTACCCGGTCAGTGCACCGACTCGCACCTGAAGCTGCTGGCCGAGATGGCTGACCGGCTCGGACGGCAAGTCCAGCGCGATGCCCTGCGCCAGATCGACGACGCCGACGAGCTGCTGCGTCTGCTGTCGGAAAACCCGGCCGAAACCGCGGCGCAATGA
- a CDS encoding HPr family phosphocarrier protein: MKRVELELVNRLGLHARAASKLVQAASGFDSRIWLAHGDKRVNAKSIMGVLLLAAPCGRELTLEVDGPDEDEAARTIAKLVADRFGEDE; encoded by the coding sequence ATGAAGCGAGTCGAGCTCGAACTGGTCAACCGGCTCGGACTGCACGCGCGTGCCGCCAGCAAGCTGGTTCAGGCTGCTTCCGGTTTCGACAGCCGGATCTGGCTGGCGCACGGCGACAAGCGCGTCAACGCCAAGTCGATCATGGGGGTGCTGTTGCTGGCCGCCCCTTGCGGCAGAGAGCTGACGCTGGAGGTGGATGGGCCAGACGAGGACGAGGCCGCCCGGACGATTGCCAAACTCGTGGCCGACCGCTTCGGAGAAGACGAATGA
- a CDS encoding ATP-dependent DNA helicase: MSRSLAELFGADGPLAERLPAFRPRSGQLELAETIDRCLAGGQDLVAEAATGTGKTLAYLLPVLLRGERTIISTGTLNLQDQLFRRDLPMALEALGVERKTALLKGRGNYLCLHRLERHLAEAELFDEVAEELRTVQRWSRQTQSGEISEVDSISSQSRVWPLVTSTQDNCLGSECPFLSDCHLVQARRRAQEADVVVVNHHLLFADMALKQTGFGEVLPGAETVVIDEAHQVPDTAMRFFSRGLSAWQVRELARDTLAACGGSAGSLKFLREPTENLRAALEQAMSACADLPPRGEYSGLRRQLDELQALARALNDLARALDPLAERTRDLSNCAERAAVLHDGLHDFLVGREGYVRWFSSRNGRFQLNLTPLDVAAPLTELRERVPATWVMTSATLAVNGRFEHFTRRLGLDSAEELVVESPFDYPAQTRLWIPDQLPEPRDPSHTESLLEQVLPLLRAAGGRAFLLFTSHRALQRAAQWLRSHSDFKLLIQEDAPRHVLLERFRTSPNSLLLGAASFWEGVDVPGRALSVVVIDKLPFAAPDDPVLEATLKAVREAGENPFTTVQLPQAVLALKQGAGRLIRQSDDFGVLVLGDPRILQKPYGRIFLKSLPPMTRADSASEVAEFLRERLAA; encoded by the coding sequence GTGAGCCGATCGCTGGCAGAACTTTTCGGTGCCGATGGCCCGCTGGCCGAACGGCTGCCGGCTTTCCGGCCGCGCTCGGGCCAGCTCGAGCTGGCCGAAACCATTGATCGTTGCCTGGCCGGCGGCCAGGATCTGGTGGCCGAGGCGGCGACCGGCACGGGCAAGACCCTGGCCTACCTGTTGCCGGTCCTTTTGCGTGGCGAGCGCACCATCATCTCGACTGGCACACTCAATCTGCAGGACCAGTTATTCCGGCGCGACCTGCCGATGGCGCTCGAGGCCCTGGGCGTTGAGCGCAAGACGGCCCTGCTCAAGGGGCGTGGCAATTATCTTTGTCTGCACCGGCTCGAACGTCATCTCGCCGAAGCCGAGTTGTTCGACGAGGTTGCCGAGGAGTTGCGCACCGTGCAGCGCTGGTCACGCCAGACCCAAAGCGGCGAGATCAGCGAGGTCGACAGCATTTCCAGCCAGTCGCGCGTGTGGCCGCTGGTGACCTCGACCCAGGACAACTGCCTGGGCAGCGAATGCCCATTCCTGTCCGACTGCCACCTGGTGCAGGCGCGGCGCCGCGCCCAGGAGGCCGACGTGGTGGTTGTCAATCACCACCTGTTGTTCGCCGACATGGCCCTCAAACAGACCGGCTTCGGCGAAGTGCTGCCCGGGGCCGAGACGGTCGTCATCGACGAGGCCCACCAGGTTCCGGACACGGCCATGCGCTTTTTTTCGCGCGGCTTGAGCGCCTGGCAGGTCCGTGAGCTCGCGCGCGACACCCTGGCGGCCTGTGGCGGGTCTGCCGGCAGTCTCAAGTTTCTGCGCGAGCCAACCGAGAATCTGCGTGCGGCCCTGGAGCAGGCCATGAGCGCCTGTGCCGATCTGCCGCCGCGCGGTGAATATTCCGGCCTGCGCAGGCAGCTCGACGAGTTGCAGGCACTGGCTCGGGCACTCAATGACCTGGCCCGCGCGCTCGATCCACTGGCCGAGCGCACGCGCGACCTGAGCAACTGTGCCGAGCGGGCGGCGGTCCTGCACGACGGCCTGCACGACTTCCTCGTCGGCCGCGAAGGCTACGTGCGCTGGTTCAGCTCGCGCAACGGGCGCTTCCAGCTCAATCTGACACCGCTCGACGTGGCTGCGCCGCTGACAGAACTGCGCGAGCGCGTGCCGGCGACCTGGGTGATGACCTCGGCGACGCTGGCGGTCAACGGGCGCTTCGAGCATTTCACCCGACGGCTCGGCCTGGATTCGGCCGAAGAGCTGGTCGTGGAAAGCCCATTCGACTATCCGGCCCAGACCCGCCTGTGGATTCCCGACCAGCTGCCCGAACCGCGCGACCCTTCGCATACCGAGTCGCTGCTCGAGCAGGTGTTGCCACTGCTCAGGGCCGCCGGCGGGCGCGCCTTCCTGCTATTCACCTCGCATCGCGCCCTGCAGCGGGCGGCGCAGTGGCTGCGATCGCATTCCGACTTCAAGTTGCTGATTCAGGAAGACGCGCCGCGTCATGTGCTGCTCGAGCGTTTTCGCACCAGCCCCAACAGCCTGCTATTGGGCGCGGCCAGTTTCTGGGAAGGGGTCGACGTGCCGGGTCGGGCGCTGAGCGTGGTGGTGATCGACAAGCTGCCTTTTGCCGCGCCTGACGATCCAGTGCTGGAGGCCACGCTCAAGGCCGTGCGCGAGGCCGGCGAGAATCCGTTTACCACGGTGCAGTTGCCGCAGGCGGTGCTGGCGCTCAAGCAGGGGGCCGGACGGCTGATTCGTCAGTCCGATGATTTCGGCGTGTTGGTGCTCGGCGATCCACGCATCCTGCAAAAGCCCTACGGCCGGATCTTCCTCAAGAGCCTGCCGCCGATGACGCGTGCAGACAGCGCCAGCGAAGTGGCTGAATTCCTGCGCGAGCGATTGGCGGCATGA